A DNA window from Ctenopharyngodon idella isolate HZGC_01 chromosome 8, HZGC01, whole genome shotgun sequence contains the following coding sequences:
- the fcho1 gene encoding F-BAR domain only protein 1 translates to MEMAYFKNNFWGEKNAGFDVLYHNMKHGQIATKELAEFVRERAAIEETYSKSMSKLAKMASNGSPLGTFAPMWDVFRVSSDKLALCHLELMKKMNDLIRDINKYSEEQVKIHRKTKEEVIGTLESVQSLQVQNAHLQKAREGYHSKCVELERLRKEAVPQKELEKAELKSKKAAESFAGSIEKFNRAGGDFEQKMSESAQKFQDIEEAHLRQMKLLIKAYSHSIEDTHVQVGQVHEEFKQNVENIGIENLIQKFTEQKATGKERPSPVGFEEYLSSLVSENSKKSRAKAFRIPGLGKRDKEPDSTDSAVADALNSPLEVDDEGFVIRADVNQNGCSAEEKEGNFYSSDSDFDDDEPKKFHIQIRPVASSNRSNSAANELELKATVGALTLPPNRAVSVKKQLSRNSSSAGRSEGEGESVPQREGEEEVLRRSTSSPDHSRLSSTASGSDALFGPPLESAFKSHSFAGREQLQNAFAASKYAAFSSDSSSPENVEDSGLDSPSHQPLGVSPEPNGWAAWPSTQTQSKDSVNLSRSSDPFLAAFRDPSPGRSPLPQDDSTNAWPSNLRSPRAPPDVEPTTFSFPAFSHSLASSELEPSVWSCKHIPPEDPFLAAFERSAPKDNLPPPDAWAPPPPRPTRDSRAVEARTDPFSVSLNDTKTLPPPSSSRKERDRKRDRSVPPPESPDDPFAITMIGSPTHQSALAAQAAAQGRAGSNRPTPSPNPAPTSQPKKELVHWNSVHNPFSEGTTNNTVTQESTRKQRSFNDEPRRNGPPLTRHSGPQEDLCFSTDKDQNFLDINTQPVSQHGFRQDSTERLALAPPRSVRSKRSSGRLSGCERSRSLCSSPLPDPSPSLTSSSSSSPSEWGMQNRVPSPARGLSRGPSPISLSTQESWPVATAITEYINAYFKGGEHNRCLVKITGDLTMSFPAGIVRIFTANPNAPVLSFRLVNISRVDHFLPNQKLLYSDPSQSDPDTKDFWFNMPALTLHLQREAELNPQASYYNVALLKYQVSSQDPGRAPLLLSAECQRSGTVTRVSLDYHCCPATAPATQLTSVQVLLPLDHTATDLQCQPPASWNAEERRLLWKLPNVSPTNHSKGSGTLCASWQCLEVPRGPPPSLAVQFVGSGASLSGMDVELVGSRYRMSLVKKRFATGKYMAGCSL, encoded by the exons GGAGAGAAGAATGCAGGTTTTGACGTTCTCTACCACAACATGAAGCATGGACAGATCGCCACCAAAGAGTTGGCTGAGTTCGTGCGCGAGAG GGCAGCCATTGAGGAGACTTACTCGAAATCCATGAGCAAACTCGCCAAGATGGCTAGCAATGGAAGCCCTCTTGG CACGTTTGCCCCCATGTGGGACGTGTTTCGTGTGTCCTCTGACAAACTGGCTCTCTGCCACCTGGAGCTCATGAAGAAGATGAACGACCTCATCCGTGACATCAATAAGTACAGCGAGGAGCAGGTCAAAATTCACCGCAAG ACGAAAGAGGAAGTGATTGGGACTCTGGAGTCAGTGCAGTCTCTTCAGGTGCAGAATGCCCACCTGCAGAAAGCCAGAGAAGGCTACCACAGCAAGTGTGTAGAGCTGGAGAGACTACGCAAAGAGGCAGTGCCTCAGAAAGAGCTGGAAAAG GCTGAGCtgaaatcaaagaaggcggctGAGTCGTTTGCAGGGTCTATAGAGAAGTTTAAtcgtgctggaggagactttgaACAGAAAATGAGTGAATCAGCTCAG AAATTTCAGGACATTGAGGAGGCTCATTTACGGCAGATGAAACTGCTGATCAAAGCGTATTCACACTCTATTGAAGACACACACGTACAGGTTGGGCAG GTCCATGAGGAATTCAAGCAGAACGTGGAGAACATTGGCATTGAGAACCTCATTCAGAAGTTTACAGAGCAGAAGGCAACAGGGAAGGAGAGACCCA GTCCAGTAGGGTTTGAGGAGTATCTGTCCTCCCTGGTATCTGAGAACAGTAAAAAGAGTCGTGCTAAAGCCTTCAGGATCCCCGGCTTAGGAAAGAGAGACAAGGAACCGGATTCAAC GGATTCAGCTGTGGCAGATGCTCTT AACTCACCCCTCGAAGTGGACGATGAGGGCTTTGTCATACGTGCAGACGTCAACCAGAATG GTTGTTCTGCTGAGGAGAAGGAGGGAAATTTTTACTCCAGCGACTCGGATTTCGATGATGATGAACCCAAGAAGTTCCACATCCAGATCCGACCGGTTGCCAGCAGTAACCGTAGCAACTCAGCAGCCAATGAACTGGAGCTGAAGGCCACAGTGGGGGCGTTGACCCTGCCCCCTAACAGAGCG GTGTCAGTAAAGAAGCAGCTTTCAC GAAACTCCAGTTCAGCAGGTCGATCTGAAGGGGAAGGGGAAAGTGTTCCCCAGAGAG AGGGAGAAGAGGAGGTTCTGCGGAGATCCACATCCAGCCCAGATCACAGCAG GTTGAGTTCCACAGCATCTGGTTCGGACGCTCTGTTTGGACCTCCTCTGGAGTCGGCCTTTAAATCCCACAGCTTTGCTGGCAGAGAGCAGCTCCAGAACGCCTTTGCTGCATCTAAAT ATGCAGCATTCTCTTCTGATTCATCCTCTCCTGAGAATGTGGAGGATTCTGGACTGGATTCGCCTTCCCATCAGCCTCTTGGAGTGTCCCCTGAACCCAACGGTTGGGCAGCCTGGCCGTCTACTCAAACTCAGTCTAAAGACTCTGTAAACTTGAGCCGATCCTCTGACCCATTCCTGGCCGCATTCCGTGACCCCTCGCCCGGTCGGTCTCCTCTCCCACAGGATGACTCCACCAATGCCTGGCCTTCCAATCTACGTTCTCCGCGTGCCCCACCTGACGTCGAGCCCACCACCTTCAGCTTCCCGGCCTTCTCCCACAGCCTGGCGTCTTCAGAACTGGAGCCCTCTGTGTGGAGCTGTAAACACATCCCTCCAGAAGACCCCTTCCTTGCTGCGTTTGAACGCTCTGCCCCCAAGGACAACCTGCCTCCACCTGATGCCTGGGCCCCGCCTCCCCCTCGGCCTACCAGGGATAGCAGGGCTGTGGAAGCCCGCACCGATCCCTTTTCCGTCTCTCTTAATGACACTAAAACCCTCCCTCCCCCATCCTCCTCCCGCAAGGAACGAGACAGGAAAAGAGATCGTAGCGTCCCACCTCCGGAGTCCCCGGATGATCCTTTTGCTATTACTATGATTGGCAGTCCAACGCACCAATCAGCACTTGCGGCGCAGGCAGCTGCACAAGGCAGAGCTGGTAGTAATAGGCCAACACCCAGTCCTAACCCCGCCCCCACTTCTCAGCCGAAGAAAGAGCTGGTGCATTGGAACTCGGTGCATAACCCCTTCAGTGAGGGCACTACGAATAACACTGTCACACAAGAGTCGACCAGAAAACAGAGATCATTTAACGACGAGCCTCGAAGGAACGGGCCCCCACTCACACGCCATTCTGGGCCGCAGGAGGACCTCTGCTTCTCTACAGACAAGGATCAGAACTTTCTGGATATTAACACACAACCAG TCTCCCAGCATGGTTTCAGGCAGGACAGCACTGAGCGTCTGGCTTTGGCTCCCCCTCGGTCGGTTCGGTCCAAGCGCTCCTCGGGCAGACTCAGTGGCTGTGAGCGG TCTAGGTCTCTGTGCTCGTCTCCGCTGCCTGATCCCAGCCCTTCCCTcacctcctcatcctcctccagCCCCAGCGAATGGGGGATGCAGAACCGCGTTCCCAGCCCAGCCCGAG GTTTGTCGCGAGGACCCAGTCCCATTTCTCTGAGTACCCAGGAGTCTTGGCCTGTAGCCACAGCCATCACGGAGTacatcaacgcctacttcaaaGGAGGAGAACACAACCG CTGTCTGGTTAAGATCACCGGCGACCTCACTATGTCGTTTCCTGCTGGCATCGTCCGCATTTTCACCGCCAACCCCAACGCACCAGTTTTAAGCTTCCGATTGGTGAACATCTCTCGAGTGGACCACTTCTTACCCAACCAGAAGTTACTCTACAG CGACCCGTCACAGAGTGACCCGGACACCAAGGATTTCTGGTTCAACATGCCGGCCTTAACGCTCCATCTGCAGAGGGAGGCGGAGCTCAACCCACAGGCCTCCTATTACAATGTGGCTCTGCTAAAATACCAG GTGTCATCTCAGGATCCGGGCCGTGCTCCCCTCCTGTTGTCTGCCGAGTGTCAGCGCAGTGGCACAGTGACCCGTGTGTCTCTGGATTACCACTGCTGCCCCGCAACCGCCCCCGCCACCCAGCTGACCTCTGTACAAGTGCTGCTGCCCCTCGATCACACGGCCACAGACCTGCAGTGCCAGCCTCCCGCATCATG GAATGCAGAGGAAAGACGACTCCTATGGAAATTGCCCAACGTCTCCCCGACAAATCACAGCAAAG GGTCTGGCACATTGTGCGCCAGTTGGCAGTGCCTGGAGGTTCCCCGCGGGCCTCCCCCGAGCCTGGCTGTGCAGTTTGTGGGATCGGGGGCTTCTCTGTCAGGCATGGACGTGGAGCTGGTGGGCAGCCGGTACCGCATGTCCCTGGTGAAGAAGAGGTTTGCCACAG GAAAATATATGGCTGGCTGTTCTTTGTGA